Proteins encoded in a region of the Corynebacterium genitalium ATCC 33030 genome:
- a CDS encoding spermidine synthase produces MPRACASRAPSSTSAVPGALCRAIAPTSGRNRATSWPESRNIVVEIDGALSELTRSLFDVPAHFHTSDARTYVHSLSPGSVDAVIRDVFDGPTTPRHVTTVEFYRAVARALSPGGVYVANIGDRAGLAETRAELAGMVEAFPHVGALSTPGMLSGNSYGNVVVWGSDRAVGPGAVNGVKQADAAWVRTMTEGIAPRRD; encoded by the coding sequence TTGCCGCGTGCCTGCGCGAGCCGCGCACCGTCGTCCACCTCGGCGGTGCCGGGTGCTCTCTGCCGCGCTATTGCGCCGACGTCTGGCCGGAATCGCGCAACATCCTGGCCGGAATCGCGCAACATCGTTGTGGAGATCGATGGCGCGTTGAGCGAACTCACCCGCTCGCTTTTCGACGTCCCCGCCCACTTCCACACCAGCGACGCCCGCACCTACGTGCACTCCCTATCCCCGGGCAGCGTCGACGCTGTCATCCGCGATGTTTTCGACGGGCCCACCACCCCACGCCACGTGACGACGGTCGAGTTCTACCGCGCCGTCGCACGCGCCCTGTCCCCCGGCGGGGTCTATGTGGCCAACATTGGAGACCGCGCAGGTCTCGCCGAAACACGCGCAGAGCTCGCCGGGATGGTGGAAGCGTTTCCGCACGTCGGCGCACTATCTACGCCTGGCATGCTCTCTGGGAACAGCTACGGCAACGTGGTCGTGTGGGGCAGCGACCGCGCTGTTGGACCGGGTGCGGTCAACGGCGTCAAGCAAGCGGACGCTGCGTGGGTTCGCACGATGACTGAGGGGATTGCACCCCGCCGCGACTAG
- the trhA gene encoding PAQR family membrane homeostasis protein TrhA: MTAQSRSGEQIRVTHWIADRGERPLIRGWAHLFAAQAATIAATVLITFSWMTLTWLEALSVTIYGAGLIALFSVSATYHRFPWRTQRGVEAWRRADHAMIAVFIASTYTPMCVIALPPRMAAWTLAIAWVGALGNLALKLFWSGHPRWLSPIIYVGLGWIIIPLIPYLWNNANPAVLWLLFVGGVAYTVGAAIYGFKWPGREARYYGYHEHFHTLTIVAAIVHLIAVWILVVSAG, from the coding sequence ATGACTGCGCAAAGTAGAAGTGGCGAGCAAATCCGCGTCACCCACTGGATCGCCGACCGTGGCGAGCGCCCCCTCATCCGCGGCTGGGCCCACCTGTTCGCGGCCCAAGCGGCCACCATCGCCGCCACCGTGCTGATCACCTTTTCCTGGATGACGCTCACCTGGCTGGAGGCGCTGAGCGTGACCATCTACGGTGCCGGCCTGATCGCACTGTTCTCGGTCTCGGCGACCTACCACCGCTTCCCGTGGCGCACCCAGCGCGGCGTCGAGGCGTGGAGGCGAGCCGACCACGCCATGATCGCCGTCTTCATCGCCTCCACGTACACCCCAATGTGCGTCATCGCGCTACCGCCGCGGATGGCGGCGTGGACCCTGGCCATCGCATGGGTCGGTGCGCTGGGCAACCTCGCGCTGAAGTTGTTCTGGTCGGGCCACCCGCGCTGGCTCTCCCCCATCATCTACGTCGGGCTGGGCTGGATCATCATCCCGCTCATCCCCTACCTATGGAACAACGCCAACCCGGCCGTGCTGTGGCTTCTTTTCGTCGGCGGTGTCGCCTACACCGTGGGTGCCGCGATCTATGGCTTCAAGTGGCCTGGGCGCGAGGCCCGCTACTACGGCTACCACGAGCACTTCCACACCCTGACCATTGTTGCTGCGATCGTGCACCTGATCGCTGTGTGGATCCTCGTCGTCAGCGCCGGATAA
- a CDS encoding YhgE/Pip family protein, with the protein MSTKITGQGDSAQAQARENMGPLERLLTWRPFSAVARTLIILAMVVPLLFAGLYMWSMWDPTGSVPQTRLAVVNNDKGVDRGEGAGMENIGDQVVEGLTSRDYLDFSKVSDEEAKQGLLTGKYLFTVTIPEDFSEKVVSVIDPEPQQAEILINLNDYNGTNGAVLTSGLLPQIQSEVKAEVAKTYAEEVLGGINELGDGIRAAADGSKQLDDGAGQLKEGAGRAVDGINQLDDGATQLNDGTGELKEGVGELGDGAGRLKDGAYQLRDGLTQLEGGTDQLADGARQIDEGVNKLTDMLIPLLQNVQGGVGQLKPIVDTLRTVGMNEQADKIDGIVKQLDPENPQNVVNDLNRLRDGTGELYANLSDPNMPYRDGLNRLIDGSNQLADGTDQLNGGVTRLTDGANRLHDGTTRLKDGTTQLVDGGAQLQDGTTRLKDGSTELSTKLGDGAQRAPEVKDMDKSSDQIAVPIAFMEANEHPTQLVVDEADPTVKEPSSGFSIIGLIVINFMLMAVMSILLPHAIGRRHKASGATGPVLSAWLSNFGVNVALTALLAFVSITLGWRPVSWPVMIMTLLLIDVMGTSVFQFFRILFGRVVGAMFNIGFFALGLFTSGSVWPLSTLPAPLAALNPFHPMSHARNLFVRTVDGIYDSAFWTGLVVLVVVSLLAIAGSIVIYNARRQALHIDDPNENPRQREIYQREIREGEEPLQSVFSR; encoded by the coding sequence TTGAGCACCAAAATTACAGGCCAGGGCGATTCCGCCCAGGCTCAGGCCCGGGAAAACATGGGGCCGCTCGAACGCCTTCTGACCTGGCGTCCGTTTTCCGCGGTCGCACGCACGCTGATCATCCTGGCGATGGTCGTGCCGCTGCTGTTCGCCGGACTGTACATGTGGTCCATGTGGGACCCGACGGGCTCCGTGCCGCAGACGCGCCTGGCTGTGGTCAACAACGACAAGGGCGTTGACCGCGGTGAAGGTGCCGGGATGGAGAATATCGGCGACCAGGTCGTCGAAGGTCTGACCAGCCGCGACTACCTCGACTTCTCCAAAGTGTCGGATGAAGAGGCGAAGCAGGGCCTGCTCACGGGCAAGTACCTGTTCACCGTGACCATCCCGGAGGACTTCTCTGAGAAGGTCGTCAGCGTGATCGACCCGGAGCCGCAGCAAGCGGAGATCCTGATCAACCTCAACGACTACAACGGCACCAACGGTGCGGTGCTGACCTCCGGCCTGCTCCCGCAGATCCAGTCCGAGGTCAAAGCCGAGGTGGCTAAGACCTACGCCGAGGAGGTTCTCGGCGGCATCAACGAGCTTGGCGACGGCATCCGCGCCGCAGCCGACGGCTCCAAGCAGCTCGACGACGGTGCCGGCCAGCTCAAAGAGGGCGCCGGTCGTGCAGTCGATGGCATCAACCAGCTTGACGACGGTGCCACGCAGCTCAACGACGGTACGGGAGAGCTCAAGGAAGGTGTCGGTGAGCTCGGCGACGGTGCAGGTCGCCTCAAGGACGGTGCCTACCAGCTGCGCGACGGCCTGACGCAGCTCGAGGGCGGTACCGACCAGCTCGCCGACGGTGCCCGCCAGATCGACGAAGGCGTCAACAAGCTCACCGACATGCTCATCCCGCTGCTTCAGAACGTGCAGGGTGGCGTGGGCCAGCTCAAGCCGATCGTGGACACGCTGCGCACTGTGGGCATGAACGAGCAGGCCGACAAGATTGACGGCATTGTGAAGCAGCTCGACCCGGAGAATCCGCAGAACGTCGTCAACGACCTCAACCGTCTGCGCGACGGTACCGGCGAGCTCTACGCGAACCTCTCCGACCCGAACATGCCGTACCGTGACGGCCTCAACCGCCTGATCGACGGCTCCAACCAGCTGGCTGACGGTACCGACCAGCTCAACGGCGGTGTCACCCGACTGACCGACGGCGCGAACCGCCTGCACGACGGCACCACCCGCCTCAAGGACGGCACCACCCAGCTTGTCGACGGCGGCGCCCAGCTCCAAGACGGCACCACCCGCCTCAAGGACGGCTCCACCGAGCTGTCCACCAAGCTTGGCGACGGCGCACAGCGCGCCCCCGAGGTCAAAGACATGGACAAGTCCTCCGACCAGATCGCCGTCCCGATCGCCTTCATGGAGGCGAACGAGCACCCGACGCAGCTCGTTGTCGATGAGGCTGACCCGACCGTGAAGGAGCCGTCGAGTGGTTTCTCCATCATCGGCCTCATCGTGATCAACTTCATGCTCATGGCGGTCATGTCCATCCTGCTGCCGCATGCGATTGGCCGCCGCCACAAGGCATCCGGCGCCACCGGCCCGGTCCTGTCCGCGTGGTTGAGCAACTTCGGTGTCAACGTCGCGCTGACTGCACTGCTGGCGTTCGTGTCCATCACCCTCGGCTGGCGCCCGGTGAGCTGGCCCGTCATGATCATGACCCTGCTGCTGATCGACGTGATGGGTACCTCCGTCTTCCAGTTCTTCCGCATCCTGTTCGGACGCGTGGTGGGCGCGATGTTCAATATCGGATTCTTCGCTCTGGGCCTGTTCACCTCCGGCTCCGTCTGGCCGCTGTCTACACTGCCGGCACCGCTGGCGGCCCTGAACCCGTTCCACCCGATGAGCCACGCCCGCAACCTGTTCGTCCGCACTGTCGACGGCATCTACGACAGCGCGTTCTGGACCGGCCTGGTCGTCCTGGTTGTGGTGTCGCTGCTGGCGATCGCCGGATCCATCGTGATTTACAACGCCCGCCGCCAGGCGCTCCACATCGACGACCCGAACGAGAACCCGCGTCAGCGCGAGATCTACCAGCGTGAGATCCGCGAAGGCGAGGAGCCGCTGCAGTCGGTCTTCAGCCGCTAG
- a CDS encoding YoaK family protein, producing MKGYRNAERALAIYLSSITGFVDTIGFMYLGGYFLSFMSGNTTRLTAAMSERRWEVAGLTGSIMITFLVGVGVGAAISQLGRRMLPHTRTREAVLLFICLTSTFASILITVDAQLAAMYMLSFTVGAMNSTFERDGEVSIALTYMTGTLVKMSQRFVGALFGDPHKHWLGHFALWASLACGALLGGRAYVLFGTDAVYIVNALIVFGALVAIINRQRLRNRGLPV from the coding sequence ATGAAGGGGTACCGTAATGCTGAGCGTGCCTTGGCCATTTACCTGTCTTCGATCACGGGATTCGTGGACACCATCGGATTCATGTACCTCGGGGGGTACTTCCTCTCGTTCATGTCGGGCAACACCACCCGCTTGACCGCCGCAATGAGCGAGCGGCGCTGGGAAGTCGCCGGCCTCACCGGAAGCATCATGATCACGTTTCTCGTAGGTGTCGGCGTAGGCGCAGCCATTAGCCAGTTGGGACGTCGTATGCTCCCGCACACGCGCACGCGCGAAGCGGTTCTCCTGTTCATTTGCCTAACTTCAACGTTCGCATCAATTCTCATTACTGTCGATGCTCAGCTCGCGGCGATGTACATGCTCTCTTTCACCGTAGGTGCTATGAACTCGACGTTCGAGCGTGACGGTGAAGTCTCGATCGCTCTGACCTATATGACGGGGACCTTGGTGAAGATGTCCCAGCGCTTTGTGGGTGCGCTCTTCGGTGACCCCCACAAGCATTGGCTCGGACACTTCGCCTTGTGGGCGTCTCTGGCGTGCGGCGCCCTTCTTGGTGGTCGCGCATATGTGTTGTTCGGCACCGATGCCGTGTACATCGTTAACGCTCTGATTGTGTTCGGCGCTCTCGTTGCGATTATCAACCGGCAGCGCCTGCGCAACCGCGGTTTGCCGGTTTAG
- a CDS encoding response regulator transcription factor, which produces MSATVRVVLVDDHQLMRGGLSMLLGTVGEVEVVGEAADGAEALTVIECTDPDVVLADARMPGMDGLELTAQCARHHPGVPVIILTTFDDTPVVEGALAAGAAGFLLKDSSTDDLVSAVRAAVSGGLVIDPRVARTVMTKESSASSSAREAGDSNGFGISVDALLEQLTPTERRVASLISRGWNNREIAGDLVLAEGTVKNHVSAVMRKLLVHDRTRLALLLRDHEDKL; this is translated from the coding sequence GTGAGTGCTACTGTGCGGGTTGTGCTTGTCGACGATCACCAGCTCATGCGAGGCGGTCTGAGCATGCTGTTAGGCACCGTGGGCGAGGTTGAGGTGGTGGGTGAGGCGGCTGACGGGGCGGAGGCACTGACCGTCATCGAGTGCACAGACCCCGACGTGGTTCTCGCCGATGCACGCATGCCCGGAATGGACGGGCTTGAGCTGACTGCCCAATGCGCACGGCATCATCCCGGTGTACCCGTCATTATTCTCACCACGTTTGACGACACCCCTGTCGTTGAAGGCGCTTTAGCGGCGGGAGCGGCTGGCTTCTTGTTGAAAGACAGTTCCACAGATGACCTCGTCAGCGCGGTGCGCGCGGCCGTCTCCGGCGGTTTGGTCATCGATCCCCGTGTAGCGCGCACGGTCATGACTAAGGAGAGCTCGGCATCCTCGTCGGCTCGGGAGGCGGGAGATTCTAACGGCTTCGGCATCAGCGTGGACGCGCTCCTGGAACAGCTAACTCCCACTGAGAGACGCGTCGCCTCGCTCATCTCCCGCGGGTGGAATAACCGCGAAATTGCCGGCGACCTCGTGCTGGCCGAAGGAACTGTCAAGAATCACGTGTCTGCTGTCATGCGGAAACTCTTGGTGCACGACCGGACCCGGCTCGCGCTGCTCTTGCGGGATCACGAGGACAAGCTCTAA
- a CDS encoding sensor histidine kinase codes for MTRLPAPERTSSPEQDALAGAVRRDRSVDSFGADELIGWMFVPSLGATVFQAVELFIAGRRGASAVLVAGVLCVAALVVLRQRVDAGTARVRGALVLCILASLTMIVANVMAVPLMMMALTVLIVDVSLLAGIVAWVLFGVFLLVLGWWFGIEDGGLLGNLVSTQLLTGFGIALGAALADLERRRVEATSLAAEVQRGAVVEKELVLAQERQRAARELHDGLGHSLTLVGMSLEYADRMHGRDPEGAMEQVRSARALTVEALDEMRLWVRALNPVRSDQLRGREALDAIAESFRGTGVVVGLDVDEPFPNLGHAGDLLVLRFVQEGLTNALRHSNARVIEVEATACGDTIQVAVTNRVPPEVTQLDDGPLPEGFGLRSLRERAEDLGGTVMAHAEDGQVRLVLTLPYQEAAVS; via the coding sequence ATGACACGATTACCTGCGCCTGAGCGCACCTCATCGCCTGAGCAGGATGCGTTGGCGGGTGCGGTGCGCCGTGACCGGAGCGTCGATAGTTTTGGTGCAGATGAACTGATCGGCTGGATGTTCGTGCCTAGCTTGGGTGCCACGGTGTTTCAGGCGGTGGAACTCTTCATTGCCGGCCGAAGGGGAGCGTCGGCGGTCTTGGTCGCCGGCGTGCTGTGTGTTGCGGCGCTGGTGGTACTTCGGCAACGGGTCGATGCCGGCACCGCGCGCGTTCGGGGTGCGTTGGTGTTGTGCATCCTGGCCAGCTTGACCATGATCGTGGCGAACGTCATGGCTGTGCCGTTGATGATGATGGCGCTGACCGTGCTCATCGTCGATGTCTCTTTGCTCGCTGGGATCGTTGCGTGGGTGCTTTTCGGAGTCTTTTTGCTGGTCTTGGGGTGGTGGTTCGGGATTGAGGATGGAGGCCTTTTAGGCAATCTCGTTTCAACGCAGCTGTTGACGGGCTTCGGGATTGCGCTTGGGGCAGCTCTGGCGGATTTGGAACGCCGCCGTGTTGAAGCGACGAGCTTGGCTGCGGAGGTGCAGCGTGGCGCTGTCGTGGAGAAGGAGCTCGTGTTGGCACAGGAGCGCCAGCGGGCGGCCCGGGAGCTTCACGACGGCTTGGGGCATAGCTTGACCTTGGTTGGGATGTCGCTCGAGTACGCGGACCGGATGCATGGCCGCGACCCTGAAGGGGCGATGGAGCAGGTTCGCTCGGCTCGCGCGTTGACGGTGGAGGCACTCGATGAAATGAGGCTATGGGTCAGGGCGCTCAATCCTGTGCGATCTGACCAGCTGCGCGGCCGTGAAGCTCTCGACGCGATCGCGGAATCGTTTCGCGGTACCGGTGTCGTGGTGGGTCTGGACGTCGATGAGCCTTTCCCTAACCTTGGCCATGCAGGTGACTTATTGGTGCTCAGATTCGTCCAGGAAGGATTGACGAATGCGTTGCGGCATTCGAACGCCCGCGTCATCGAGGTCGAAGCCACTGCGTGTGGGGACACTATCCAGGTTGCAGTGACGAATCGCGTTCCGCCAGAAGTAACGCAGCTTGACGACGGACCCTTACCCGAAGGCTTCGGATTGCGCAGCTTGCGTGAGCGAGCGGAAGATCTTGGCGGGACGGTCATGGCGCATGCGGAGGACGGTCAAGTGCGGCTCGTCCTCACGCTGCCATACCAGGAGGCGGCGGTGTCGTGA
- a CDS encoding CPBP family intramembrane glutamic endopeptidase, translating to MHSQQNSPMPDDHSLERSTTAPQTQEPDARPRPRVPLIARCALTAVALFVAALSSVPFALIPGVNNALNGDNPWAALAVTAAATTIMLATYLFLTWALTRFIDGRPARAAGLVLDRRALPAILAGTLLAALITLFSAWLTNAFGLTHATTESTGANPSPWGVVVFEVLLTAYVAQGIGEEFLFRGYLLQSARMRPVPALLLSAAVFAILHLVSSGGQDGIAQRFLYLFPTFAFALLAGALAVHFRSVWAACGIHGGMHVGFNLAVSMGLEMSTPWNWTIEGAIYLFVAVIAIVLIPKITRSQVLDPYV from the coding sequence ATGCACTCTCAACAGAACTCGCCCATGCCCGACGACCACTCTCTCGAGCGCTCAACCACTGCCCCTCAAACTCAGGAGCCGGATGCCCGGCCCCGTCCAAGGGTTCCGCTGATCGCCCGGTGCGCGCTGACCGCCGTTGCCCTGTTCGTGGCCGCGCTCTCTAGTGTCCCCTTCGCTTTGATACCCGGAGTCAACAATGCGTTGAACGGTGACAACCCGTGGGCCGCATTGGCTGTGACTGCAGCGGCGACGACCATCATGTTGGCCACCTACCTATTTCTCACATGGGCGCTCACCCGCTTCATCGACGGTCGCCCCGCACGCGCCGCCGGGCTGGTGCTTGACCGCCGCGCGCTTCCGGCCATTCTTGCCGGTACCCTTCTCGCCGCGCTCATCACCCTGTTCTCCGCATGGCTAACCAATGCCTTTGGATTGACACATGCCACCACGGAATCCACCGGCGCAAATCCGAGCCCATGGGGTGTCGTGGTGTTCGAAGTACTCCTCACCGCCTACGTGGCTCAAGGCATCGGTGAAGAATTCCTTTTCCGCGGTTACCTGTTGCAGAGCGCTCGGATGCGGCCGGTTCCTGCCCTCCTGCTCTCTGCGGCGGTGTTCGCGATCCTCCACCTGGTCTCCAGCGGCGGCCAGGACGGAATAGCACAACGATTCCTCTACCTTTTCCCCACTTTTGCTTTCGCACTGCTCGCCGGGGCTCTCGCGGTTCATTTTCGCTCAGTGTGGGCAGCCTGCGGTATTCACGGAGGTATGCATGTCGGTTTCAACCTCGCGGTGAGCATGGGTTTGGAAATGAGTACGCCCTGGAACTGGACTATCGAGGGCGCGATCTACCTCTTTGTTGCCGTCATCGCGATCGTGCTGATCCCGAAGATCACCCGTTCGCAGGTTCTCGACCCGTATGTCTAA
- a CDS encoding DUF1275 family protein yields MDYRGRDLPLCCRHRDRADPEDHPFAGSRPVCLTAARAHGGNTTRMTAAVNAGKWDVATIAGSIMLIFLIGVAVGALISQLGQRYLPPTRTREAILLFICLTSTVASGLVAGGVDKLAVYVLSFTVGAMNSTFERGGEVSISLTYMTGTLVKMSQRFVGAFFGGLRAVWVVNVMLVAATAAALVNRQRRRDRGLPV; encoded by the coding sequence CTGGACTATCGAGGGCGCGATCTACCTCTTTGTTGCCGTCATCGCGATCGTGCTGATCCCGAAGATCACCCGTTCGCAGGTTCTCGACCCGTATGTCTAACCGCCGCTAGAGCTCACGGAGGAAACACCACGCGCATGACCGCCGCCGTGAACGCCGGCAAATGGGACGTGGCCACCATCGCTGGCAGCATCATGCTGATATTCCTCATCGGCGTCGCAGTAGGAGCGTTGATCAGCCAACTCGGCCAGCGGTACCTGCCGCCGACACGCACCCGCGAAGCTATCCTCCTGTTCATTTGTCTCACGTCGACGGTGGCTTCGGGGTTGGTGGCAGGAGGCGTCGATAAGCTCGCGGTGTATGTGCTGTCCTTCACTGTGGGTGCCATGAACTCCACGTTCGAGCGCGGCGGCGAAGTGAGCATCTCCCTGACCTACATGACGGGCACGCTGGTGAAAATGTCGCAACGGTTCGTCGGCGCGTTCTTCGGCGGCCTGCGCGCGGTGTGGGTGGTCAACGTCATGCTCGTCGCCGCGACAGCCGCAGCGTTAGTAAACAGGCAGCGGCGACGCGACCGCGGACTGCCGGTCTAA
- a CDS encoding DUF1707 domain-containing protein yields MAESHGAPNVRVGDTERSTALDRLGEHFANGYLTPAEFEERSGQAAAARTRGEISALFTDLPEVSEGPVPAPAHRDSDAELENMIARKRKLDSALAVLWAATMTMFFLGMFVFSWDYFWVVLPVAGVLTAGLYTFYGISDEDDEVLEEIMEDANKERAERLRLAHQRRKELGK; encoded by the coding sequence ATGGCGGAGTCGCACGGTGCGCCCAATGTTCGAGTAGGGGATACGGAGCGCTCGACGGCGTTGGACCGGCTGGGGGAGCACTTCGCCAATGGATATCTCACGCCGGCGGAGTTTGAGGAGCGTTCCGGACAGGCTGCGGCTGCGCGCACCCGCGGTGAAATTAGCGCGCTGTTCACAGATTTGCCTGAGGTCAGTGAGGGTCCGGTTCCAGCTCCAGCGCATCGTGACTCTGACGCCGAGTTGGAGAACATGATTGCCCGTAAACGCAAGCTCGACAGCGCTTTGGCGGTGTTGTGGGCAGCGACGATGACCATGTTCTTCTTGGGCATGTTCGTGTTCAGCTGGGACTACTTTTGGGTCGTCTTACCCGTCGCGGGTGTGTTGACAGCGGGTTTGTACACCTTCTACGGGATCAGCGATGAAGACGATGAGGTGCTCGAAGAAATCATGGAAGACGCCAACAAGGAGCGCGCTGAGCGTCTCCGCTTGGCACACCAGCGCCGCAAAGAGTTGGGGAAGTAG
- a CDS encoding putative glycolipid-binding domain-containing protein, whose amino-acid sequence MERSYEWEHVSDRRIRNEATVRFEVGGLAATGTQTGSDYKAEWQLDARDNWTTQRVAVSVVGEDWKRSLILSRSATGKWSSETALDGQQPADMAPPGIATGEDLTQALDCDLGLCPLTNTMPIRRLGLLGSAVPETKLIMAWIDMPSLQVIASDQYYASVDSQTVSHASGTRGVDVELQVDDDGVVLLYPDMARRV is encoded by the coding sequence ATGGAACGCAGTTATGAGTGGGAGCACGTCAGCGATCGCCGCATCCGAAACGAGGCAACAGTTCGGTTCGAAGTGGGCGGGCTGGCGGCCACGGGCACTCAGACCGGCTCCGACTACAAGGCGGAATGGCAGCTCGACGCGCGGGACAACTGGACGACTCAGCGGGTTGCCGTATCCGTTGTGGGCGAGGATTGGAAGCGGAGCTTGATCCTCTCCCGGTCCGCTACGGGAAAGTGGTCCTCCGAAACTGCGCTGGACGGTCAACAGCCGGCCGACATGGCCCCGCCAGGCATCGCCACGGGTGAGGATCTCACCCAAGCACTCGATTGCGACCTCGGTCTATGCCCGCTCACGAACACGATGCCGATACGCCGGTTAGGCTTGCTGGGCTCGGCAGTACCGGAAACGAAACTCATCATGGCGTGGATCGACATGCCGTCGCTCCAGGTGATCGCATCCGACCAGTACTACGCGTCGGTTGATTCTCAGACGGTGAGCCACGCCAGCGGCACGCGCGGAGTCGATGTCGAACTGCAGGTTGACGATGACGGAGTGGTGCTCCTCTACCCGGATATGGCGCGCAGGGTGTGA
- a CDS encoding NAD-dependent epimerase/dehydratase family protein, translating to MNILLLGGTGFLGAHIARAALTRGHKVTCLARGTNPPIDGVRFVKGDRDTETALNPVADDSWDSVIDLTSQPKHASRVVEQLTAGQAIFVSSSSVYADPSVINAESDEIVPPLQDDFMVDMQQYAAAKAACEKAYLTAFPKVLVIRPGLIGGAGDVTGRSGYYPWRFANPVADEVVVPDPSFPVAMIDAQDLADWIVRCAENRADGVVNVAGEPTTLAEVLAISQKIAGNGAQPRVVNDQMLSEHGVSPWMGPESLPLWIPGTDLRKIALLDRSLAVGMGLKIRSLGETLVSALNYERQRVEPRQTGLSDTKEREILSAPGAGSGAEAND from the coding sequence ATGAACATTCTTCTTCTTGGTGGAACTGGGTTTTTAGGAGCGCACATTGCGCGAGCTGCCCTGACGCGAGGGCACAAGGTGACGTGTTTGGCGCGGGGAACCAACCCTCCCATAGACGGCGTACGGTTCGTGAAAGGCGACCGAGATACTGAAACGGCTCTGAATCCAGTAGCAGATGATTCATGGGATTCGGTCATTGATCTGACGAGCCAGCCGAAACACGCGAGCCGGGTGGTCGAGCAACTTACGGCTGGTCAGGCTATATTCGTATCTTCGAGCAGCGTCTATGCAGACCCGTCTGTGATCAATGCAGAATCAGATGAGATCGTTCCCCCCCTCCAGGATGACTTCATGGTGGACATGCAGCAATACGCCGCGGCGAAGGCAGCATGCGAGAAGGCGTACTTAACAGCATTTCCAAAGGTACTCGTCATTCGACCAGGGTTGATTGGCGGCGCAGGAGATGTAACAGGGCGCAGCGGTTACTACCCATGGCGGTTCGCTAATCCTGTTGCGGATGAAGTCGTTGTGCCGGATCCAAGCTTCCCCGTTGCCATGATCGATGCTCAGGATCTAGCAGACTGGATTGTTAGGTGCGCAGAAAACCGTGCGGACGGTGTAGTAAACGTGGCCGGCGAGCCGACCACCCTTGCAGAGGTGCTCGCAATCTCGCAAAAGATTGCGGGTAATGGTGCCCAGCCGAGAGTAGTAAACGACCAGATGCTTTCAGAACATGGTGTGTCTCCGTGGATGGGTCCTGAATCTTTACCGTTGTGGATACCTGGAACTGACCTACGCAAGATTGCGCTTCTTGATCGCAGTCTCGCGGTAGGAATGGGGTTGAAGATTCGATCGCTCGGAGAGACTCTAGTCTCAGCCTTGAACTATGAACGGCAGCGCGTTGAACCTCGACAAACGGGCCTTAGCGACACCAAAGAACGTGAAATTCTTTCGGCCCCAGGAGCGGGTTCTGGTGCGGAGGCCAATGACTAG
- a CDS encoding helix-turn-helix domain-containing protein, giving the protein MSDTSEFEDRSSDWKTGTWPQKLWREAVGETIREARTERGDRLTDVAERAGVSTQYLSEIERGLKDPSSEVLHAVSGALDLTTREVTRRSSELIECATARLEVFLAA; this is encoded by the coding sequence ATGTCAGACACTAGCGAGTTTGAAGATCGTTCAAGCGATTGGAAAACGGGCACCTGGCCACAGAAACTGTGGCGCGAGGCGGTAGGGGAAACCATTCGCGAAGCGAGGACTGAACGTGGGGACCGGCTAACAGACGTCGCGGAGCGTGCGGGGGTTTCCACGCAGTATCTATCGGAGATTGAGCGCGGCTTAAAAGATCCGTCATCTGAGGTGCTTCATGCTGTCTCGGGTGCGCTCGATCTGACAACACGTGAAGTAACGCGCCGGTCATCCGAGCTAATAGAGTGTGCAACCGCGCGTCTAGAGGTGTTTCTCGCGGCTTGA
- a CDS encoding VOC family protein, with translation MSDTTFGIRQITFDCHDPSKLAEFWSAATGCGISADYGDFVMVDSTPALGFQRVEDPTPGKNRMHIDGGGVERETLVERLKGLGATELGTHEAPGLVWTVMQDPEGNEFCVGNPEA, from the coding sequence ATGAGTGACACCACCTTCGGTATCCGCCAAATCACCTTCGACTGCCACGATCCTTCTAAGCTCGCCGAGTTCTGGTCAGCTGCAACTGGCTGCGGGATCTCTGCCGACTACGGCGACTTCGTCATGGTCGATTCGACTCCGGCGCTGGGGTTTCAGCGCGTTGAGGATCCCACGCCTGGGAAAAACCGCATGCATATCGATGGCGGCGGCGTTGAACGCGAGACTCTAGTGGAGCGTCTCAAGGGTTTGGGCGCCACCGAACTGGGCACCCACGAGGCGCCGGGGCTCGTATGGACAGTCATGCAGGATCCGGAAGGCAACGAGTTCTGCGTAGGCAACCCCGAAGCCTAG